The genomic stretch AGTGGAACTGTTCAACCGCGCGTTGGCCGGTTACGAAATCGAGTCGCTGATTTACGCGGGTCGTTATGGCAAATGCAAACCGTGCTTTATTTGCCAGTAATCCCTTCTGCTCCCCCACTGTCACTTCACCGTTCACGGATGAAGTCTGACAAACGCGGCTTGTGCGTCAAATCCGCAAGCCGCGTTTGTTGTTTTCGCCCACTTCCGAAGCTATCATTCGCCCGCATTTCGCAAACGCACTCAACAAACAAATCAACTTTTCTTTGGGAGAACTTCACGATGAAAAACACTCGCCTTTTTCTCGCTGGCATTGTTGTCGGCATTTTGCTCTGCGCCGTCATTGCAGGCTTCACAGTTTTTGGCCAACGACAGGCTCGGCGCATTATCAATCTGCCAACGCGCAACCCGCAGCTTCCGTTCAGCGATGGCGTAATGGTTGGCAACACGTTGTATCTGGCCGGCAGATTGGGAACCGATCCGAAAACCAGCCAGATTCCCGCCGATGTGGATCAGGAAATCAAATTTCTGTTAGATGGATTCAAAGACGTGCTGACGGCAGCCGGAATGACGCCGGATGATCTGGTGACGGTGACGTTGTATTGCCCGGATTTGACGCTGTACGACAAATTCAACGCCACGTATCGTACGTATTTCAAAAAAGACTTCCCTGCACGCGCTTTCATTGGCTCCGGGCCGCTGCTGCGCGGCGCACACTTCGAGATTCAAGGTATCGCCGCCAAGTAATTCTCCACTCACCGAGCCACAACCTGAACAGTAAAAACAACTTCCTTCACGTTTGGAATGCTTCAAACCGCTCCTCCCACAAGAGCGGTTTTCTTTTCCGGGAGGCTTTCTAATCGAGATTTTTCAACTTCTGTCCAATATTTTGAGGGGAAATTCTCTCCAAATACGGTTGAACATTTGAAACGAAAATTTTTGAACGCGAACACACACAATCACAACTCATAAAACTTACCACGAGTCTCAC from Acidobacteriota bacterium encodes the following:
- a CDS encoding RidA family protein, with the protein product MKNTRLFLAGIVVGILLCAVIAGFTVFGQRQARRIINLPTRNPQLPFSDGVMVGNTLYLAGRLGTDPKTSQIPADVDQEIKFLLDGFKDVLTAAGMTPDDLVTVTLYCPDLTLYDKFNATYRTYFKKDFPARAFIGSGPLLRGAHFEIQGIAAK